Proteins encoded within one genomic window of Leptolyngbya sp. 'hensonii':
- a CDS encoding AraC family transcriptional regulator — protein sequence MTIVLSEMDWYELYEIAQLQGEAIYHATSTGSWLNLPQQLGVGGEQTILLRNGLILDIRDCLLREDLRLIRQHGSSFPLTSKFFLSSCSRVCTANIPTVKSDYQEKAGYNYLYYLPDLVEVEEWPAQVPIRVVMIYADLNYFRQFKPDHSDHRLFPELLYQWIERDSIQPFHQLLGKTTPAMVQVLQQILACPYQGLIQQLYLEGKALELLALQFAQWTEFSPKPDCPIRLRSNDIDRLHQAQAILIQQISHPPSLLELARQVGLNDRKLKQGFLQLFGKTVFGYLHDCRMEQSRQLLESGDMSVTEIAHRVGYSSLPSFSKAFRKKYGESPIAYLTGRSTQKVRLG from the coding sequence ATGACGATTGTACTGAGTGAGATGGATTGGTATGAACTCTACGAAATTGCCCAATTGCAAGGGGAGGCGATTTATCATGCAACATCTACCGGGAGTTGGCTTAATCTTCCTCAACAGTTAGGTGTAGGAGGGGAGCAGACCATCTTGCTGCGGAATGGTCTCATTCTGGATATCCGGGACTGTTTATTGAGAGAGGATTTGCGCCTAATCCGACAGCATGGAAGTTCCTTCCCCTTAACCTCAAAATTCTTTCTCTCCAGCTGCTCCAGGGTTTGTACGGCGAATATTCCCACGGTCAAGAGCGATTACCAGGAGAAGGCAGGCTACAACTATCTCTACTATCTGCCTGACCTAGTCGAAGTTGAGGAATGGCCAGCACAGGTACCCATTCGAGTCGTTATGATCTATGCCGATCTCAACTACTTCAGGCAATTTAAACCGGATCATTCGGATCATCGATTATTTCCCGAACTGCTGTACCAATGGATTGAAAGAGATTCTATCCAGCCCTTTCACCAATTACTGGGCAAAACGACTCCTGCAATGGTGCAGGTTCTCCAACAGATTTTGGCCTGCCCTTATCAGGGATTAATCCAACAGCTGTATTTGGAAGGAAAAGCCTTGGAGTTATTGGCCTTGCAGTTTGCTCAATGGACAGAATTCTCTCCAAAACCCGATTGCCCAATCCGCTTACGATCGAATGATATTGATCGTCTACACCAGGCACAAGCTATTCTAATCCAACAGATCAGCCACCCCCCTTCTCTCTTGGAACTGGCGCGACAGGTGGGGCTAAATGATCGCAAACTCAAACAAGGCTTCTTGCAACTCTTTGGCAAAACTGTATTTGGGTATTTACATGACTGTCGGATGGAACAATCCCGCCAATTGTTGGAATCTGGTGACATGAGTGTAACGGAGATAGCTCACCGGGTGGGCTATAGTAGCCTGCCTTCCTTTAGCAAAGCTTTTCGGAAAAAGTATGGGGAAAGTCCGATCGCCTATCTGACTGGACGATCCACCCAAAAAGTCCGGCTGGGATAA
- a CDS encoding iron ABC transporter permease, whose amino-acid sequence MVSKRFELKLGCSPSDRILPTLVLLSGGLVVTIALSLCQGTIPLSLADLGQALGHRGEPLYQTIVWDLRLPRVIAALLVGAALGMSGAMLQGMLRNGLADPFVLGISAGSGLVAIALISLNVLQTWVPLGAWIGALLTAIPVYALGSIGGELSIERLILAGVALNAMLSAIQTLFLLLADDGRLQVALNWLIGSLNGRGWSEVMMAGPYVGMALVAGCLLARPLNLLALGDDLAVGLGASLVRSRLLMGAVASLLAASAVSIAGLIGFVGLVIPHGVRLLVGSDYRWILPCSALGGAWVLILADLLSRMGAIELPVGAVTALLGSPCFIWLLYQRRREVGR is encoded by the coding sequence ATGGTTAGTAAACGCTTTGAACTTAAGTTGGGATGCTCTCCAAGCGATCGGATTCTGCCCACCCTCGTCCTCCTCAGTGGTGGCCTGGTGGTCACGATCGCCCTATCCCTTTGCCAGGGAACAATTCCACTGAGTCTGGCAGATTTGGGACAGGCCCTGGGGCACCGAGGCGAGCCCTTGTACCAGACCATCGTGTGGGACCTGAGACTTCCCAGGGTGATCGCAGCGTTGCTGGTAGGAGCTGCCCTGGGAATGTCTGGAGCCATGTTGCAGGGCATGCTGCGGAATGGACTGGCCGATCCTTTTGTGTTGGGGATCTCTGCCGGATCTGGCCTGGTGGCGATCGCCCTGATCAGCCTGAATGTGCTGCAAACTTGGGTGCCTCTGGGTGCCTGGATTGGCGCTCTCCTGACCGCTATACCCGTCTATGCCCTGGGCTCTATCGGGGGGGAATTGTCGATCGAACGGTTAATTCTGGCAGGGGTTGCCCTCAATGCCATGCTGAGTGCAATTCAGACCCTGTTTTTACTGTTGGCTGATGATGGACGGCTACAAGTCGCTCTGAACTGGCTGATCGGCAGTTTAAACGGACGGGGCTGGTCAGAGGTCATGATGGCGGGTCCCTACGTGGGCATGGCCCTGGTGGCCGGGTGTCTGCTGGCCCGCCCTCTGAATTTACTGGCCCTGGGGGATGATCTGGCGGTGGGTTTAGGAGCCTCTCTGGTGAGATCGCGGCTGTTGATGGGGGCAGTGGCCAGTTTACTGGCCGCCAGCGCTGTCAGTATTGCCGGATTAATTGGCTTTGTCGGACTGGTCATTCCCCATGGGGTTCGGTTACTGGTGGGGTCCGATTACCGCTGGATCTTACCCTGCTCTGCCCTGGGAGGAGCCTGGGTGTTAATCCTGGCCGATCTCCTCTCCCGCATGGGGGCGATCGAGCTGCCCGTGGGAGCTGTTACCGCATTACTGGGTTCCCCCTGCTTTATCTGGCTTCTGTATCAGCGTCGTAGGGAGGTGGGTCGATGA
- a CDS encoding ABC transporter ATP-binding protein translates to MILEARNLTGGYADCPIVRDINLSLEPGEWLSLVGANGSGKSTLLRLCSRILLPQGGTVLLDGKAIHTQSARSVARQLAILPQQQPIPAGLTVRQLVSLGRTPHQHRWQWELDQADRQQIERAIAQTDLEALANRPVEQLSGGERQRVFLALTLAQDPQILLLDEPTTFLDLHHQLELLELLKHLNQQRQLTLITVLHDVNLAARYSDRMAMLTQGHITAIGTPREVMTPDHLRQVFGVEAILLNTPVGLQVCLLSPTPTWPRSRDGPGVLTLHA, encoded by the coding sequence ATGATCCTGGAGGCTCGAAACCTGACGGGAGGATATGCAGATTGCCCGATCGTGCGGGATATTAATCTGTCCCTGGAACCGGGAGAATGGCTCAGTCTGGTAGGGGCGAACGGATCTGGAAAGTCTACCTTGCTACGCCTGTGCAGCCGGATTCTCCTGCCCCAGGGAGGCACTGTCCTGTTGGATGGAAAGGCCATTCATACCCAGTCCGCCCGATCGGTGGCGCGGCAACTGGCGATTTTACCCCAGCAGCAACCAATTCCAGCAGGGTTGACGGTGCGGCAACTGGTGAGTCTGGGGCGGACTCCCCACCAACATCGGTGGCAGTGGGAGCTGGATCAGGCGGATCGACAACAGATTGAACGGGCGATCGCCCAAACCGATCTGGAAGCCCTAGCCAATCGCCCGGTGGAGCAACTTTCGGGGGGAGAACGGCAGCGAGTGTTTCTGGCCCTAACCCTGGCCCAGGATCCACAGATTTTACTGCTGGATGAACCGACCACCTTTCTGGATCTGCATCACCAGTTGGAACTGCTGGAATTGCTCAAACACCTGAATCAGCAGCGGCAACTGACCCTGATCACGGTGCTCCATGATGTTAATCTGGCAGCCCGGTACAGCGATCGGATGGCCATGCTCACCCAGGGACATATCACCGCTATCGGGACTCCCAGAGAAGTGATGACGCCTGATCATTTACGCCAGGTGTTTGGAGTTGAAGCAATCCTGCTGAATACACCCGTGGGATTACAGGTTTGTTTGCTGTCTCCAACGCCAACCTGGCCCCGGAGTCGGGATGGCCCTGGTGTTCTCACCCTGCATGCATGA
- a CDS encoding TonB-dependent hemoglobin/transferrin/lactoferrin family receptor: protein MPVASGDAKTIGPHEITASETDQSLAFNPPVTALQEGVDPRPMAERQGVVQVTQVQLDSTETGLNITLATADGTPLQIEIARFSKDGNALVAEIPNAVLALPEGNTFQRTDPIPGIALVKLLSLNATTIQIRVVRSETAPVPTVTLSNSGILYSLDPETDDQTAEGEEEEITVTGTRTPRPTRLTPASISVIDEREIDEFLVRDLRDVFRYEPNISVGNDRRYGLQDINIRGLGGNRVLILNDGIRVPNQFQFGTPSLGRDYVDLETLQRIEVVRGPASALYGSDALGGVVSFRTIDPGDLLNRIPGQSVVTSLSANVETVDRSSVFTGIVAFREGDLEGLLGYTRRDGSEARVPTGNEFVDARSNARNNGLGKLIYRLNDTSKIGFTAEFFRNEDDFTVAPITAASLIGPTGFRGQNETLENNTSRDRFSLFYLFDDPNGSSFLNAARIQVYYQNAEVNEVRTQDFVRTGAGVDRRRLRNLQNTFLDRTVGAEVQLQSRFNLDTVVNQLTYGVDISSTRNERVRNGLESRFNAAGLPILTTNVIGADNFPVKDFPDSDTFRLGLYIQDEIALDNTLTLIPGVRFDVYQLSTQIDALYLRNPGATAANFSDSALSPNLGVVWRATPELAIVGRYARGFRAPLYNEINSGFTNLTSPTFRYKTLSNPNLRPETSDTFEVGVRGAYPQFNFSLTGFYNSYDNFIEAFAPAGIDLTLVPGFPVNLFQTQNVARARTYGFELSGEYRFSPQADGFSLIAGLGLTVGDNLTTNQPLESVDPFKAVVGFRYRAPENLWGADLIATFAAQPRLRDNRPLGSYTPQGYTVVDLIGYYNITPLITLNLGVFNLLNDQYFLYSDVRPLINSPTPADIARFAQPGISLRAGITWRF from the coding sequence ATGCCTGTGGCAAGTGGGGACGCAAAAACGATCGGGCCTCATGAGATCACAGCCTCTGAAACAGATCAATCGCTTGCTTTCAATCCACCGGTGACAGCCCTCCAGGAAGGGGTAGATCCCAGGCCAATGGCAGAGAGGCAAGGGGTGGTCCAGGTAACCCAGGTGCAGTTAGATAGCACGGAGACGGGACTGAACATCACTCTGGCAACCGCAGATGGAACGCCACTGCAGATTGAGATTGCCCGATTTAGCAAAGATGGTAATGCACTGGTGGCTGAGATTCCCAATGCAGTCCTGGCTTTACCAGAAGGTAATACCTTTCAGCGCACTGACCCCATCCCAGGAATTGCCCTTGTCAAGCTGTTGTCCCTGAATGCGACAACGATTCAAATCAGAGTTGTCCGATCTGAAACGGCTCCAGTCCCAACAGTGACCCTGAGCAACAGCGGAATCCTCTACAGTCTCGATCCAGAAACCGACGATCAAACTGCTGAGGGGGAAGAGGAGGAAATCACGGTCACGGGAACGCGAACCCCCCGACCCACACGCCTCACGCCTGCTTCGATCTCCGTGATTGATGAGCGAGAAATTGATGAATTTCTGGTCCGGGATCTGCGGGATGTGTTTCGCTACGAACCCAACATCTCCGTCGGCAACGATCGGCGCTATGGGTTGCAGGACATCAATATCCGGGGTTTGGGTGGGAATCGAGTCCTGATTCTGAATGACGGGATTCGTGTTCCCAACCAGTTTCAATTTGGAACTCCCTCCCTGGGGCGAGATTATGTCGATCTTGAAACCTTGCAACGGATCGAGGTGGTTCGTGGTCCTGCTTCCGCTCTTTACGGCAGTGATGCACTCGGTGGTGTGGTCAGTTTCAGGACGATCGACCCTGGGGATTTGCTCAATCGGATTCCAGGACAATCCGTTGTCACCAGCTTGTCAGCAAACGTGGAGACGGTTGATCGCAGCTCCGTCTTCACCGGGATTGTGGCCTTTCGGGAGGGAGATCTGGAGGGGCTACTCGGCTACACCCGCCGAGATGGATCTGAAGCGCGTGTCCCCACGGGGAATGAGTTTGTGGATGCCCGCTCCAATGCCCGGAATAATGGGTTGGGCAAGCTGATTTACCGGTTGAATGACACCAGTAAAATTGGGTTTACTGCTGAGTTTTTCAGAAACGAAGATGACTTTACCGTTGCACCCATCACGGCAGCCAGTCTGATCGGACCCACTGGCTTCCGGGGGCAGAATGAAACGCTGGAAAACAATACTTCCCGCGATCGTTTCAGTCTCTTCTATCTCTTTGACGATCCCAACGGTAGCAGTTTTCTGAATGCCGCCCGGATCCAGGTGTACTATCAGAACGCTGAAGTGAATGAGGTCCGGACTCAGGACTTTGTGCGCACAGGCGCTGGGGTAGACCGTCGGCGTCTCAGGAACTTGCAGAATACGTTTCTCGATCGCACCGTCGGTGCTGAAGTTCAGCTCCAAAGTCGCTTCAATCTTGATACCGTCGTCAATCAATTAACCTATGGGGTGGATATTTCCAGCACCCGGAATGAGCGGGTTCGCAACGGTTTGGAAAGCCGGTTTAATGCAGCCGGTCTCCCCATTTTGACGACAAACGTGATCGGGGCCGACAACTTCCCGGTCAAGGATTTTCCCGACTCAGACACCTTTCGTCTCGGTCTTTATATCCAGGATGAGATTGCCCTGGACAATACGCTGACCCTAATTCCTGGGGTCCGCTTTGATGTCTATCAGTTGAGTACCCAAATTGATGCCCTCTATCTGCGCAATCCTGGGGCAACTGCCGCCAACTTTAGCGACTCCGCCCTCTCTCCCAACCTGGGCGTTGTCTGGCGAGCGACGCCAGAACTGGCGATCGTGGGGCGTTATGCCCGTGGTTTCCGAGCCCCCCTGTATAACGAAATCAACTCTGGGTTTACGAACCTAACCAGTCCAACCTTTCGATACAAGACCCTCTCCAATCCTAATCTGCGACCGGAAACCAGCGATACCTTCGAAGTGGGAGTGCGGGGAGCCTATCCTCAGTTCAACTTCAGCCTGACTGGGTTTTACAACAGCTATGACAACTTCATTGAGGCTTTTGCCCCAGCGGGGATTGATCTCACCCTCGTACCAGGGTTTCCAGTCAATCTGTTTCAGACCCAAAACGTTGCTCGTGCCCGCACCTATGGCTTTGAGTTGAGCGGAGAATACCGCTTCAGTCCGCAGGCAGATGGGTTCAGCCTAATTGCTGGGTTGGGATTAACCGTGGGAGACAACTTAACCACCAATCAACCCCTGGAAAGTGTGGACCCGTTTAAGGCCGTGGTCGGTTTCCGTTATCGTGCGCCAGAAAACCTCTGGGGAGCTGATCTGATAGCAACCTTTGCCGCCCAACCTCGCCTCAGGGATAACCGTCCCCTCGGTTCCTATACCCCCCAGGGATATACCGTCGTTGATCTGATCGGGTACTACAACATCACCCCATTGATCACCCTCAATTTGGGGGTATTCAATTTGCTCAATGATCAATATTTCCTCTACTCCGATGTTCGTCCCCTGATTAATTCCCCCACCCCTGCGGACATCGCTCGCTTTGCTCAGCCAGGAATCAGCCTGAGGGCCGGGATAACCTGGCGATTCTAG
- a CDS encoding VOC family protein has translation MTAQFRHIMLMVKDVSATVQFYHQGLGLPVIKESPTWAELDANGTTIALHGVEEDPDTGSSPILSFVVEDVHGAIAALEALGGQLEGRVREPFFGKVAAVRTPEGHLVSLLQPATTLPIPQAS, from the coding sequence ATGACTGCTCAATTCAGACACATCATGCTGATGGTAAAAGATGTTTCTGCCACCGTTCAGTTTTATCACCAGGGACTGGGCCTGCCAGTGATTAAAGAGAGTCCAACCTGGGCAGAACTGGATGCCAATGGAACGACGATCGCCCTGCATGGGGTTGAAGAAGACCCGGACACTGGTAGTTCCCCCATCCTCAGTTTTGTTGTAGAGGATGTGCATGGGGCGATCGCGGCCCTGGAAGCTCTGGGAGGTCAGCTAGAAGGCCGGGTACGTGAACCTTTCTTCGGTAAAGTTGCCGCAGTTCGCACCCCAGAAGGGCATCTGGTCAGCCTGTTGCAACCAGCGACAACACTGCCCATTCCTCAAGCATCTTAG
- a CDS encoding ABC transporter substrate-binding protein: MLSIKLKSLLQISLPLLGLIVMGCSPTSPITAPSQSTPISSTPAPSVRPAKAPEVQRIVTLTSLSTDVIHRLDKTKLVGIPGSRLLRKNPDLAGIPQVSEGQTPPNLEKIVALKPDLVIGAAGFHEQVLEKLQALGIRTLLTQVENWRSLQDLTRTLAGEIQADPEPLLQSYQSCFATTARNKPSTLILVSYQPILAPNKTSWAGDLLAQFQANNLVADLQGNSPQRGYVTLSPEKILEANPEVLMLVDVGDGAVAKLKAAPFWRQLKAVSNDRVYVFDYYGLVNPGSIGAIQTACQQLQQVFVSRS, encoded by the coding sequence ATGCTTTCCATTAAACTTAAATCATTGCTGCAAATCAGTCTGCCATTATTGGGCTTGATCGTGATGGGATGCTCCCCAACATCCCCGATCACTGCGCCATCGCAAAGTACCCCCATTTCCTCCACTCCAGCACCATCTGTCCGACCTGCGAAAGCACCTGAGGTGCAACGGATTGTCACACTCACATCCCTTTCGACAGACGTTATTCACAGGCTGGATAAAACAAAACTGGTCGGCATTCCTGGCAGCAGATTACTCCGAAAAAATCCTGACCTGGCAGGAATCCCCCAGGTTAGTGAAGGCCAAACTCCCCCCAATCTGGAAAAAATTGTGGCGCTGAAGCCTGATCTGGTCATTGGGGCTGCGGGCTTTCATGAGCAGGTACTGGAGAAACTGCAAGCATTGGGGATTCGCACCCTGCTGACCCAGGTCGAGAACTGGCGATCGCTGCAGGACCTCACCCGCACCTTAGCGGGGGAGATCCAGGCCGATCCAGAGCCCCTGTTACAGTCCTACCAATCCTGCTTTGCCACCACAGCCAGAAACAAACCCTCGACCCTGATCCTGGTCAGCTATCAGCCGATTCTGGCTCCCAACAAAACGAGCTGGGCTGGAGACTTGCTGGCCCAATTTCAGGCCAACAATCTGGTTGCCGATCTCCAAGGAAACAGTCCTCAGCGCGGATATGTTACCCTTTCCCCTGAAAAAATCCTGGAGGCTAATCCGGAAGTTCTGATGCTTGTGGATGTGGGAGATGGCGCTGTCGCCAAGCTCAAAGCAGCTCCTTTCTGGCGTCAGTTGAAGGCTGTGAGCAACGATCGGGTGTATGTCTTTGACTACTATGGCCTGGTGAATCCGGGTAGTATTGGCGCGATTCAAACAGCCTGTCAACAATTACAGCAGGTATTTGTCAGTAGATCTTAG
- a CDS encoding MotA/TolQ/ExbB proton channel family protein, giving the protein MSIAQIFVAGGVVMWPLLAFSIVALALIAERCVFWFRVQRRQRRVVREVLALYPQDSSAALFQLRKHAGLPIARIFLAALELEQAGQEEFRLALESEAQAELPTLRRFNTVFETIVTVAPLLGLLGTVLGLINSFASLRLGDLAGSNTANVTAGISEALISTATGLVVAIVTLLFSNLFKGFYLRQKAQIQEYGGHLELLHRRHYAQGVLSYATTR; this is encoded by the coding sequence ATGAGCATTGCTCAAATATTTGTAGCGGGTGGTGTGGTCATGTGGCCCCTACTTGCATTCTCGATCGTGGCTCTGGCATTGATTGCAGAGCGATGTGTTTTCTGGTTTCGGGTCCAGCGACGACAACGTCGGGTCGTGCGAGAGGTATTGGCACTCTACCCCCAGGACTCTAGTGCAGCCCTGTTCCAACTCCGGAAGCATGCTGGCTTGCCAATCGCCCGGATTTTTCTGGCTGCCCTGGAACTGGAGCAGGCCGGTCAGGAGGAATTTCGTCTGGCCCTGGAAAGTGAAGCGCAGGCAGAACTTCCGACTCTACGGCGGTTCAATACCGTCTTCGAGACGATCGTCACTGTGGCTCCCCTGCTGGGCCTGCTGGGGACAGTGCTAGGGCTGATCAATTCCTTTGCCTCTCTCCGACTGGGGGATCTGGCCGGGAGCAATACCGCCAATGTGACCGCTGGAATTAGCGAGGCCTTGATTTCAACTGCCACTGGCCTGGTTGTGGCGATCGTCACCCTCCTATTCTCCAATCTGTTCAAGGGCTTCTACCTGAGACAGAAAGCCCAGATCCAGGAATACGGCGGTCATCTGGAATTGCTCCATCGTCGTCACTATGCCCAGGGAGTCCTGTCCTATGCAACTACCCGATGA
- a CDS encoding biopolymer transporter ExbD produces MQLPDEPETSGQINIVPMIDVIFAILTFFIMSTLFLNRTEGLPVNLPKATTAKLQNQSKIVITIDAQGKIALNRQTTEADQIKAQLQRLVDAQKGAIVIINADQQVPHGRVITVMDQVRQVPGARLAVATQQP; encoded by the coding sequence ATGCAACTACCCGATGAGCCGGAAACCTCCGGGCAGATCAACATCGTGCCCATGATCGATGTCATTTTCGCCATTCTGACCTTTTTCATCATGTCCACCCTGTTCCTGAATCGAACTGAGGGGTTGCCCGTTAACCTGCCCAAAGCAACCACAGCAAAACTGCAGAACCAGAGCAAGATCGTGATCACGATCGACGCCCAAGGAAAAATTGCTTTGAATCGTCAGACCACAGAGGCAGATCAGATTAAAGCTCAGTTGCAGCGTCTGGTGGACGCCCAGAAAGGGGCAATCGTGATCATTAATGCGGATCAGCAGGTCCCCCACGGTCGGGTGATTACCGTGATGGATCAGGTCCGCCAGGTGCCGGGGGCCAGATTGGCCGTAGCGACCCAACAGCCATAG
- a CDS encoding energy transducer TonB: MGLSSFADSRREQEEKVLLVALACSLLGSVALHSTLGFLRVDRFSPVQTADEESWTEVVVTEDPAPPPEAPEAPRVEPAPDVAVLPPATIPIDRTELPPEADPAPGRLEPTARPVAALQDFQPGLAVRQAIPGRKTVVPSFGDRLRDFRSLFGGASPSRTGGSALSLPTGKGPTGSGMTPNLPATPTATGTTTPTPAQNSSRTVCVSCPKPQYQGTQGSARVVFDIDPNGNVVNVRLRQSSGDARTDQATLEAVRKWKFSPSDGGQRGVRKKVTFEEEGSSYQQQNQQRRSEAQKRREAQQSQPNPAPAVSNSPSVSPPASPNPAAPAAPATPVPAPAAPAAENTPAPVPAEPAPPPPAPAPAEPAPPPPAPAPAEPAPPPPAPAPSSP; encoded by the coding sequence ATGGGTCTTTCCAGTTTTGCAGATTCACGACGGGAGCAGGAGGAGAAGGTGCTCCTGGTGGCACTAGCCTGTAGCCTCCTGGGTTCTGTCGCCCTCCATAGTACCCTGGGGTTTCTCAGGGTCGATCGGTTCTCCCCGGTACAGACGGCTGACGAGGAAAGCTGGACGGAGGTTGTGGTGACGGAAGACCCAGCCCCGCCACCGGAGGCACCGGAGGCACCCAGGGTAGAGCCAGCTCCAGATGTAGCTGTCTTGCCCCCAGCGACAATTCCTATCGATAGGACTGAACTGCCCCCTGAAGCAGATCCCGCTCCTGGCAGGTTGGAACCCACTGCCAGACCGGTAGCAGCACTCCAGGACTTCCAACCTGGGCTTGCGGTGCGGCAAGCAATACCAGGACGTAAAACTGTGGTGCCCTCCTTCGGCGATCGTCTGCGGGACTTCAGAAGCCTGTTTGGTGGAGCCAGCCCCTCTCGCACTGGCGGTTCAGCCCTTAGCCTACCCACAGGAAAAGGGCCAACCGGCTCTGGAATGACCCCCAATCTACCGGCAACCCCAACCGCAACAGGGACGACTACCCCCACTCCAGCTCAGAATTCGAGTCGAACCGTTTGTGTGAGTTGCCCCAAACCCCAATATCAGGGCACCCAGGGAAGTGCTCGGGTTGTCTTTGACATTGACCCCAATGGGAATGTGGTCAATGTGCGCTTAAGGCAGTCCAGCGGCGATGCCAGGACAGATCAGGCCACGCTGGAAGCTGTCAGAAAGTGGAAGTTTTCCCCCTCGGACGGAGGACAGCGAGGTGTGCGGAAGAAGGTCACCTTTGAGGAGGAAGGCTCCAGCTACCAACAGCAGAATCAGCAACGCCGATCCGAAGCCCAGAAACGGCGTGAAGCCCAGCAGAGTCAGCCCAATCCAGCCCCAGCGGTTAGTAATTCCCCATCGGTGTCTCCTCCGGCCAGTCCGAATCCTGCTGCACCTGCAGCCCCAGCCACACCAGTTCCTGCCCCGGCTGCCCCAGCGGCTGAGAATACCCCTGCTCCAGTTCCAGCAGAACCTGCACCACCGCCCCCTGCCCCCGCGCCAGCAGAACCTGCACCACCRCCCCCTGCCCCCGCGCCAGCAGAACCTGCACCACCGCCCCCTGCCCCCGCGCCCAGTTCTCCCTAA